One Arachis hypogaea cultivar Tifrunner chromosome 18, arahy.Tifrunner.gnm2.J5K5, whole genome shotgun sequence genomic window, ATGTTTTTAGAGAAGTTTTAATGATTAATCATATGTTTGGAGTTGTGTTAGAATGATTTTATTTTCAGGATATAATTAAGCAAATCAGGATAAAATTTAGAAGAAAACACAAGTGTACTTCAAGAGAAGCTGGCACCAAGCTTAAGGAGGCCAAGCCCAACACATAAACTATAAGCTGGGTGCCCAAAATCCAAAGCCCAGCTTCAAGGACTGGCGTCCAATGCCCTTGCTCCAAGATGGGCGCCCAACTCCAAGGAAGTAGTGCTAGCTCAGTATCCTCAAGCCCAGCACCTTCGTGCTTGGGAGAAGGCAAAGTGGACTGGTGCCCAACCCTACCAAATTCTTAAGTACTGGGCGCCTAGCGCCAAGATTCGGAGCCCAGCTCCAAGTACAATTTTCACTTCCAGTGGTTCAAAATTTATCAAGCCCAGCACCAATGTTTTCAAGCCTAGTGCCCAAATGAGGAGCCTAGCGCCAAATACCAAGTCAACTCCCATGAAGCTCTGAATTCAATTCAAGATTCAAGATTTAAACGATTAGTTAGCAACAACTTCTTCTAGAAAGATAGAATTTAGTTGTTAGGATTTAGATTAGATTAGAATTTGAATAAGTTGTTATCTTTTTCTTTGGAAAATAAGAttagtttttgaatttcaaatagtTAGGAAGTTAGATTATAAATAAGTGAACACAATTCATAAGAATTATCTTTGATCTCTAATCAGTGAATAGTCACTAGTGCCATCCAGCACCTCATTAGTTTTAGGCTATTTTTTTCtatcatgagtaactaaacctctctTGTTAAATATTACGAGCTCTATTTTATTTTACGGATTAGTAATGCaagtattttttctttattttgattcatacttttctacattttcaagattgaatttcgttcttcatcattAATGGTTAGAAGTATTAGAAAATATTCTAATTCTGTTTTGGATTCTATTATTACTTTATGAAATTTAATATCGGAATTAGCTTGAAACTCATCTCATAATCTTCAATTATTTAGAACTAGTCTTTAAATGTGTGATATTTAATCCAGCTAGGGATAATGTTTGAATATTATGTGGCTTAAAATCGAAAACCGTTCTTTACCTCTTCTCTTAGTTAGTCGATTCTAGCGATTAATTAagttaagagaaattaaattatcaaagaaTTGGAATTTGAGTATAAATGATTTGCTGTGAAAAGATTTCTACACGAATCAAAGTAGAAAAACATAAGCATTGCTTTTTCTAAGAATTTAACATTTCCAAAGCCTTTAACATTATATTCTCATTCCCATTCTTTGATTACCTTCATAGATCTCTAAACCTCTTTTCGGTCCAAACAATTCTCTCTTTACTGTTGTTTGCTCTACTTCAAGATTCACAATCCTCTTGCCAAGGTTTGATTGATCTTATTAGAGATTCAATTagacatttttttattcaatctGTTAATTCTCGTGGGAACGATATCTACTCACTATGGTATTAGTTGATGCGATTTAGTACACTTGCCAATTTTTGAGTGTATCAATTTTGCCTCATCAGATTATGATTTTTTCTCTTTGTCGAACTGTTGCTATTGTGCCGCATTTGGggtgtttctttttttcttttttcttttttttgccttCATCAAACTTTCTTTCAATATTTATTTActtctaaaaatatatttatttactaaaacatatttgttttaagaaaaaaaattaggaattaagatattattaaactaataaatatcatataataatgtatttttttcttatataataaACTATACTTATCTTTaagatattaatataatatatttaatttaaactaaatttatattaaaattttgatattttgatatttcgATGACAAATTTTAATGTTGGAATTTGATAtttagatatttcttttgttatttgactattaaatttgtatttggaTGAGATTATAATATTTTAGTTGATGTAATATTTTTgagataatatttaatttggtcCCTTAACATGTACGCAAGACTCAATTTAGTCTCTAAAGTTTCAATTGCCTATATTTAGTCCTCAAACTTTGTGAATGTGACTTATGTTAGTCCTCGGGATCATTTTCGACGCACAAACATTAACAGAATACTGACATAGAAGTCGGATGCCACGTTGGACTCTGTAAAACGACGTTATTTTTGTTTTGGCActcaaatagcaaaaaaaaaaaaatatatcgttAGTGGTATTTATTGAAACTTTTCCTCCAAAAGCAAGTGATCCGGTGTCATTTTTGGGCTATTTGAGCGCCAAAACCAACACGACGTTGTTTTACAAGTTCCAATATGGCATTTGGTTATCCATGTTAGCACTTCATTAACATTTTTATGCCATAAATTGTTTGAAGTACTAATGTGAGTCACGGTTGCATAGTTTGGGGACcgaagaaaaacaattaaaactTCAAAGACTAAATTAAGGCTTGTATACAAGTTTAGAGACCAAATTTAATATTagctcaatatttttattttggatgACATTTAATGGTTCATAttaaactataattatattttagtgtatttatttatattttatttattattttaatataaaacgaTTATTTCAATTAAACCGTAATTAAATCAGTTAaacaaataaactaataactaaaaagTTTAATCATCGGTTCGATTTTTAAAACCTTGGTCTGAACCAAACCAAACGCACCAAACCCATTGATGCCTCTTAAAACTAGAGGACCCCTCATCTTATTATTAATTGTTAGCTTCCTAGATACAATCTTGTGCAATGGCCATGGCCAAGGCTAAGCTTGTCTCTCTTCTGCTTCTGGCACTACTCATTGCCATTTCCGCGATCTCAGCTCAGGTTAtaagttattacttattagtccCTATACCATCCTAACATAACTCCCGTgaaaatgcatatatatatatatcatgttatCAAGTCGTTATATATATGATCTCTAGCCAGTAGCTATTATTTTGTACTATGCAATTCAAGTATATAACATTTTGCTTTAAATCTCCAATTCATATCTCAGCAGGTTATGGCAAAAGAGGCTGCTCAGTATCACTTGGACAGTGTGAGTATATCTCTTCTCTTTTTTGTTGTTCTTTTTATCCAAACATTTGATTTGGAAGCTCTTAAAACATATTTAATGCTTTTCTAGTAACTTAATGGCAAGATCAATAAAGAATGCTGCAAATATCgtcatatatattttaataattgatttaatttacAGGGTAGTTATGGTCCCGGAAGTCTGAAGAGCTACCGTGAGTTACAatctaattaatatattttgcttTAAGTAATAATGGTAATTAATGGTTGTTTGATTGTTTGTGAATTTGATTGGATCATCATCAGAGTGCCCATCTCAATGTGCTAGAAGATGTGGGCAGACACAGTACCACAAGCCATGCATGTTCTTCTGCCAAAAATGTTGTGCTAAGTGCCTTTGTGTTCCTCCTGGCTACTATGGCAACAAGGCTGTCTGCCCCTGCTACAACAACTGGAAGACCAAGCGTGGAGGACCCAAGTGCCCTTGAAAGTTGAAACTATGTCACCTGCACCTGCAgctatataattttactttataCTTATTGCTTGGCTTGCATTAAACTGTACCAAGAAAGAAGTGGAATTATTAGGACTATATGCTCATTTGCTGTGATATGATTCATTTCATGCTTCATAGCTGAGGCCTTTCTAATTTGTGGGATTGGGACCCCGCTCCTTGATCTCATCTAATCAATAATCCTCCTTGTCATTGTCCGGTTCTTGTGTTAAATGGAGTACTGTGCATATGTTAATTTTAGTTTTGATATCACGAATTATGAGACATCTCCTGTGGTTTAAGGGATTTGTAGATCAGtccttcattttatttattttttcttcactaCTTCCCAATACTAGTTATGCGTATAGGATCTGGCATCTCTCTCAGAAAGTAGTACCATATTGCACAACCTTCTAGATTGGTGAGCAAggtttataatatattaaaaaataaagtaataattaggttcttagaattttgactttaaactaattaattttaaaaaaagagttattaattaatttttttatgataacaaATTAAACGGTAAATACATTGTTATATCTTCTGTCATTTTATCGTATAAAATTCAACTTTTATGCGTATTATTTATTAAGTTTATTTATGGAATATTGTTATAGAATTATAGAGATAACAATTTTTAAAACGAAATTTTACCTGATTTATTAAATTTCCTAGTAAATATAGAGTAACTTATGAGAGTTACAACTAAAAACTCAGAAGATGACCAataatttattctctaaaataacataatttCCATATGCTCATGTGATAATAATGAAATATATCATTGTAGATAATACAACACATAGACAACTCTAGATCTTCTTAAAGAATTAATTAGTTTATAGtcgaatttttagaaaactaattctTACTTTAttctatattaaatattaaatattcgtCAACTACAAAATGTTTAACTAGAAGCTTACACAAATGAGCAAAACATCATTTGAAAATTAACTTAGTCCTTAAAATGAAATTCCCAAATTATAAAATCGTTTTGATCTCAACAACAAATATTAACTTctgattatttatttcttttggtCTCAACTTTTGAgttctaaacttctaattattttgatgtttaCAAATTGTCACTTTGAGAACCAAATTGAAATATcagtttttctatttctttttatcttAAAGTATCAGTCTTTCAAGATAACAAGGgataaatcaattaaaacataAGCCATAACCTTCAACTTTTGGAGTTTTTTGTCCTTAAATTTTTTTAGCGAACGCAaaagaatttttcttttttttttttggttttagccATCAATACAAAAGAAGTTGTATTTGGTAAATGGttgtacaaaaatataaaaatttgggCTATATTACTTACTATTGAttatgctaaatatttgtgaaattttttatttaataaaaataaatagttagATATTATGATGGAGAagtttagaaattaaataaataattcaagTGTTAAAAATATCTaggataatatttaaaaaaatctaaaatatatcTAAGTTAATTTCTAGGACCTATAACTAATTTATGAGGTCTATAAATAGGCTATTGTAATACTTATTATAATCAACTAATAAACACATAACGTCTCATCAGCCTTTGTACTGTCTTATCAATCCATCAATATTATAACTATCAATTTTCTCAAaccattatttttaaaattacttcttCATCAAAACTATCTTTACTATTCTTGCAACAACATTCAAGTTCATAGTACACAAAACCAATTTTAAACTAATTCATAAAGCTAACAGTGCCATTAGCATTAGAGCTATATTTGGTCATCTATTGGGGTAGAATCTTTCTTCTTAATCTATCAACTATACATATTTATCATATTATATTCCACCCAAACAAATTTTTCATAACCATGACTATTCCAACTATAAATATTCTCGTGCTCATATTGTCAGAAGACAATTATAAAGATAGTATtctcaaataaaattataaaaatctttcTACAAGCACAAGACATATGGATGTTGTTCACGAAGGATTCACCATACTAGATAATCAAGCAAAACACTTTTTGCTGtagaaaaaagaaattgaaagaagagaaataaagaaaTTATATTTCTCTATGCTTCCTTCAACAAGTCATGATAAAGACAATTCTCTCAAGGATAAGAAGAATATTGTTAACTAAGAAAGTGTGAAAAAAATTTGAGCAAAAGTTCAAAGGCGACATAAAGATACACACAATCCTCTTCTAATCTCTAAGAAAGTAATATGCAAATATGAAAATGACATATTCTGAGAAAATAAATGGTTACTATACAAGATTAATGAGTTTAGTAACTGAAATAAAAGTTTATGGAGAGAACTTGTCCGATAAAAGGTTAATGGAAAAAATACTCATTAATttatcatccaaatttgatcctAAATTTTCTACAATTAAAGATACTAAGGATTTatcaaagataataataatagagttaATAAACTCATTACACTCTTTTAAACAAGCATGCAAGTCGAGACAATgaagatttaatagaaaatgcACTTCAGTATAAGTTCAATATAAAGTCTCAGAATCTAAATAAAAGAAGAGGAGGAAAAAGAcaactaaaattttgaaaagacagACATATAtaggaaaatagaaaataaaactgaaaatagaaaataatattttccaTGTGGCATATGCAAGAAATCCAACCACCTAGAGAAAGATTATTGGCATCCTGAAAAACCATAATGTCCCAATTGCAAAAGGTTCGGACATATGGAGAAAGACTGCAGGATGAAGATCAATCATCGCACAAATTTCTTTGAAGAAAAGGAAGGAGAAGAATGTTTGTTCTATGCATTATCACTAGGGGTTtgcaaaaaaactggtttcactgaattgaattgaaactaaactgaaaccatagtttttatgaaaaccagtttattaaaaaccagtttttatggttcagtttagttttaaactaaattaaaactggttttatttatactttaaaattagtttttacatactctttctctctctcccttcactctctctctcccacttctctctcctttccctctctctctctctctccctctcccttttcgtctctctttctctctctctctctctctctctctctccctctcctctctctccctcatttccctctctcttcccctttccttctctctctcctctccctcctctctctctccccctcccatctctcttcgtctctctctctctctctctctctctctctctctttctctctcccctcctTTTCCTCGctctccccttttctttctctctctcttctctccctctctctctcccccctctttcttcctctctctctctctctccttctcctctttcttccccccctctctctctctctccatttcctctcgctctctctccctttcttttctttttctcccctctcccttgctCCCCCtccttccccctctctctctctctctctcctcctctttctcctttttttccctctctctccctcctttccctctctcttcccctttccttctctctctctccccctcccatctctcttcgtctctctctctccccctctctctcctcccttctctctctctctctctctctctctctttctctctctcccttttctcaCTCTCCCCTtttatttctctctctcctcttcttcctctcactctccccctctttcttcctctctctctctctccctctccttctcctctttcttcccatcttctctctctctctccctttcctctcaatctctctccctctctttttttctcccctctccctcgCTTCCCCtcccttccctctctctctctctccctctatctctctctccccttttgtttctctcactcctctccccctctctctctcccttccttctctcttcctctttctctctctttttcccttttactcattctctctcctatttctctctccccttctttttctctccttttctctctcttttttctctctcctctctctctttctcctatgtttcccctcctttctctcttttctctttctccctcaaccttctctcactctatatccatcttctctctcttctcctttcttttctccaaaacaagagagagaaagagggagagaaaaaagaaaaaagaaggagagatagaaaaaaagagagaggaggaggaggaggagagagaaagagagaaaagggagggggagaaagagcgcaagagagagagaggaagaaaaagagggagagaaagtgagagagacagagagaaagagagaggaagagagatagAGGAGGGGaagagggaaggagag contains:
- the LOC112773148 gene encoding gibberellin-regulated protein 6 isoform X1, which encodes MAMAKAKLVSLLLLALLIAISAISAQQVMAKEAAQYHLDSGSYGPGSLKSYQCPSQCARRCGQTQYHKPCMFFCQKCCAKCLCVPPGYYGNKAVCPCYNNWKTKRGGPKCP
- the LOC112773148 gene encoding gibberellin-regulated protein 6 isoform X2; protein product: MAMAKAKLVSLLLLALLIAISAISAQVMAKEAAQYHLDSGSYGPGSLKSYQCPSQCARRCGQTQYHKPCMFFCQKCCAKCLCVPPGYYGNKAVCPCYNNWKTKRGGPKCP